One genomic region from Reichenbachiella ulvae encodes:
- a CDS encoding VanZ family protein — MKIFSRGYIRFALIGWTGTILFLLLGKSDGSESWIHLIPYHDKIAHFGIFFIWAALLFLSIFSLERVKKAMLSSFAAIVAFAALTEILQLFVEGRSADPADFAADLAGGLSAVFLTKFWKMKQ; from the coding sequence TTGAAGATATTTTCTAGAGGATATATAAGATTTGCATTAATAGGATGGACAGGTACCATCCTATTTTTGTTGCTGGGTAAATCAGATGGGTCAGAAAGCTGGATTCATTTGATTCCATATCATGATAAGATTGCACATTTCGGTATCTTCTTTATATGGGCGGCCCTTTTATTTTTGTCCATATTCAGTCTAGAAAGGGTCAAAAAAGCAATGCTGTCCAGTTTTGCAGCTATTGTGGCATTTGCAGCCCTGACTGAGATTCTGCAGCTCTTTGTAGAAGGGAGAAGTGCAGACCCTGCGGACTTTGCCGCTGATCTGGCAGGAGGCCTATCTGCAGTCTTTTTGACAAAGTTTTGGAAAATGAAACAATAA
- a CDS encoding energy transducer TonB gives MEVKKNPKIALERKAGMFFNIGLAISLLLVITAFEWRFYDEGDLVDLGQVEDDFEDIMEIPPTEQPPPPPPKIELPKIIEVPDEEEIEEEIEVELDVEITEETVIEDIVFEEEPEEEVADEIFDIVEDQPAPPGGMGAFYKYVGKSMKYPNQARRMGIEGRVFVQFVVDKDGSITEVKAIKGIGAGCDEEAVRVLQGAPKWKPGKQRGRAVKVRMILPITFKLS, from the coding sequence ATGGAGGTAAAGAAAAACCCGAAGATTGCCCTTGAGAGAAAAGCCGGTATGTTCTTCAACATCGGTTTGGCTATCAGCTTGCTTCTCGTTATTACTGCCTTCGAGTGGAGGTTTTATGACGAGGGTGATTTGGTGGACCTTGGGCAGGTAGAAGATGATTTTGAAGATATTATGGAGATTCCTCCTACGGAGCAACCCCCTCCACCACCACCAAAAATCGAGCTTCCTAAGATCATCGAGGTTCCAGATGAAGAGGAAATCGAAGAAGAGATTGAGGTAGAGCTTGACGTGGAGATTACGGAAGAAACGGTAATTGAAGATATCGTTTTTGAGGAAGAGCCAGAAGAAGAAGTTGCTGATGAAATTTTCGACATTGTTGAAGATCAACCAGCACCTCCAGGAGGTATGGGAGCTTTCTACAAGTATGTAGGTAAGTCAATGAAATACCCTAACCAAGCCAGAAGAATGGGTATCGAAGGTAGAGTATTCGTTCAGTTCGTTGTGGACAAAGACGGATCGATTACCGAGGTGAAAGCCATCAAAGGTATTGGAGCTGGGTGTGATGAAGAAGCAGTAAGAGTTCTACAAGGCGCTCCAAAATGGAAGCCTGGTAAGCAAAGAGGTAGAGCGGTGAAAGTAAGAATGATTCTTCCTATCACCTTCAAATTGAGCTAA